One Microcebus murinus isolate Inina chromosome 24, M.murinus_Inina_mat1.0, whole genome shotgun sequence genomic window, GGACCTGCCATTCGAAGGCGCTCTCAGAAGGGAAAGCATCGTCCTTCCTCAACTTACGGTCCCAGCGGGGGCTTCGTGATCATCGCTCCCGGAAACATGAAGGCTGCTTCagtcctccagggaggggagcctCCTTTCAATGCCTTTGCAAAACTCAAAATTTCTCAGCCAAATTTAGCTGACGATATGGATAACCCCAGTTGTTACCGACCTAAGAACTCTTCACTGTTATCTAAGAGAGATCCCGACCTGCATTTAAAACAGGCTCCTGGGACAAAGCCATTGGCTCCCAGGGACAAACTGCTGCTGACCTGGAAGAGACCTTATGGGGTTGGTGCTGGGCTCTGCAATGTGGGAAACACGTGCTACATGAATGCTGCACTGCAGTGCCTGACGTACACACCACCCCTCGCCAACTATGTGCTGTCCCAGGAGCATTCTCTAAGCTGTCGTCGTCAGGAATGCTGCATGCTGTGCACTATGGAAGCTCATGTCACCCGGGTGCTaacccagcctggccaggtgATCAAGCCCTCGCTGGCACTGGCTGCTGGCTTCCACAGATACGACCAGGAAGATGCCCATGAGTTTCTCATGTGCACTGTGGATGCCATGAAGAGAGCTTGTCTATCTGGGCACGAGCCCTTAGACGGTCACTCTGAGGACACAACCCTAATCCGTCAAATATTTGGAGGCTACTGGAGGTCTCAGATCAAGTGTCTGCACTGCCATGGCATTTCAGACACCTTTGAACCTTACCTGGACATCGCCTTGGATATCGAGGCAGCTCAGAGCCTCAACCAAGCTTTGCAATGGTTGGTGAAGCCCGAGCACCTGGACGGAGAGGATGCCTATCACTGTGGTACTTGTCTAAAGAAGGTCCCTGCGTCCAAGTCTCTGACTGTGCACACTGCCTCCAAGGTCCTGATGCTTGTGTTGAAAAGGTTCTCAGATGTCACAGGcaacaaaattgcaaaagaagTGCAATATCCCGAGTGCCTTGACATGCAACCATACATGTCTCAGCGGAACAGAGGACCCCTTGTTTACCTCCTGTATGCTGTGCTGGTCCATGCTGGGAGCAGCTGTCAAAGTGGACATTACTTCTGCTATGTCAAAGCTGGGAATGGCCAGTGGTACAAAATGGATGATGCTAAGGTGACCGCCTGTCACATTTCTTCTGT contains:
- the LOC142864111 gene encoding ubiquitin carboxyl-terminal hydrolase 17-like protein 6 — translated: MKAASVLQGGEPPFNAFAKLKISQPNLADDMDNPSCYRPKNSSLLSKRDPDLHLKQAPGTKPLAPRDKLLLTWKRPYGVGAGLCNVGNTCYMNAALQCLTYTPPLANYVLSQEHSLSCRRQECCMLCTMEAHVTRVLTQPGQVIKPSLALAAGFHRYDQEDAHEFLMCTVDAMKRACLSGHEPLDGHSEDTTLIRQIFGGYWRSQIKCLHCHGISDTFEPYLDIALDIEAAQSLNQALQWLVKPEHLDGEDAYHCGTCLKKVPASKSLTVHTASKVLMLVLKRFSDVTGNKIAKEVQYPECLDMQPYMSQRNRGPLVYLLYAVLVHAGSSCQSGHYFCYVKAGNGQWYKMDDAKVTACHISSVLSQPAYLLFYIQKSELGRDGGCASRGKKPRARGAEDTDKGATQRELKSDSGVKMPEFEERLEKTATTELSLDQWKCLLEQNRPKPAVNFRKIESTLPSNAVVIHPPKYKTEMTKDNNLLPASDKEERDQVSLKASKVPCVGGRARGSKRRNKHGTSSLVVFQ